The Ananas comosus cultivar F153 linkage group 6, ASM154086v1, whole genome shotgun sequence genome segment tcgaacgccaggtaaatgatataaaaaaatcataaaatttattttctaaatacttcaaatacgctagatcaagtctaacggagtcgatcgtcgattcggaagctccatgatcgaaaacggcttaggagcacggagggctccgtgctcctaatagcacacaagacctactatatatatatagagagagaactagactggaatactatcaatagcacaaaattattggtgctattgattttttagccctttgcTTGAGAAATGgatgattaggatgatgtgggtcccctaaggttgagtgagtggttggttgaatagtataatctaacgggtaaaaataatcagaggattaaatctaacggtggaaaactcgataacacCAAATCAGAATTAtcccaaataaattattgtatccATATACCTTTCCATGCATATTTGATCCCTCATTTCCCAGTATTGGTAATGGGGTGATGTCTCATTGGACAAAAGCTTTATTTTTACATTATCAACAAATTGATGTcactgactgtccctagagcaagtgataatggacttggtggttggtacccgaggtcccaagttcaaattctagttgatttacatttctaactaagtttatttctaaataaaataaatgaagcgggtagcgtgctacctatctttcacGCCCTTGTGCGTTCACTTAACTtctcttttgtccttttttatttgtagttaCAAGTAAAAATATCTTCACCCAActaatgcatatatatttcattatttactaaaaattgcAGGGCTCATGTATCTTTCACACCCATGTTAATCAACAAGCAACAAAATATGTGATTGACTAGAATAAGTCGGCTTGTAAACCCAAGTCCAAGTACCAAAATATTGGAAAACCCTAGAGCCAATCTTCTTAGCTAGCTTGCACTTATTATACCACCTCTCTTTGTGATAGAGCAACCTGTGGTGTGTGACCTCAAACCTACCGGTGTTATTTAAAGGCAAAAATATATGGAGATCCCTTCACCTAGGCgattaacttttatatttttttaaaattaataattttaatcaacTTATAATTGTCAATAGTTTTATTATTAAGTTCATACTTTTAGTTACAGTTtaataaatgaaatttatatattatcttttaatttaaattataaatgaaGTTGCGTGGCATATTCGTTCATTGCTCGTTTCAGCATCTCACTTCTTTTCTTTAACCTTTTCACTCCCGCCACGTTTAAAAATGATAATAACTTTAAGCTCTCTCTTTGTAGAAGAGGGGTACGTACTAGCTCTTTATATACTCATACTCCTCTGCTTCTTAATTCCTAGTGCCCCTTCTTGTGACATAATCATGTCCATGGCTAAGTACTTGAGGCTCTGCTACCAATACTTCTTCGACAACCTCGTCACCGTGCTGCTGTTGCCGACCTTCGCCGTCGCGCTGTTTAAAGTCCTCTGTCTCACCTCCGATGAGCTCGGCGCACTTTATTCTTTAGTCGACTCCGTGGACGCCTTCTACGTCGTGCTTTACTCCTTTGCGCTCATCTTCTTGGCCACCATCTACTTCATGTCGCGCTCCCGCCCCGTCTACCTCGTCGACTTCGTGTGCTTCAAGCCGCCCGCGGAGTTGCGGTTCTCGACCGAGAAGTTCATGAAGCACTCGAGCCTCATGCTTGACTTCGACCCGTCGAACGTCGAGTTCCAGCGGAAGATCCTCGAGCGGTCCGGGCTGGGGGAGGACACTGCCCTCCCCCCCGCGCAACATGCCGTCCCCTACGCCCCGTCGATGACCGCTTCGCGGGACGAGGCGGAGCTTGTCCTGTTCTCCCTCGTCGACTCGCTGTTCAAGAAGACTAAGATCAAGCCGAGGGATATTGACATCCTCGTCGTGAACTGCAGCCTCTTTTCACCAACCCCGTCGCTTTCCGCCATGATCGTAAATAGGTATTTAAAAGCACTAAAAGTTTGAGTTGCTTGTGAGAGTTCAACAAACAAGAGAAcggaaaaaatttgaaatgtgaGAGCTTCCAATCTGATATCATATGAGAAAGTAAGAAAacggtattttaatattttatgtgttTTACAGATACAAGATGCGGAGCGATGTGCGGAGCTACAACCTGTCGGGGATGGGGTGCAGCGCGGGGCTGATCTCGATCGATCTGGCGCGCGACGAGCTGCAGGTGCACCAGAGCGCGTATGCGCTGGTGTTGACGACGGAGATCATCAGCGAGCACTGGTACACCGGCAACGATCGGTCGAAGCTGGTGGCCAACTGCCTCTTCCGCATGGGCGGCGCGGCGGTGCTCCTCACCAACAAGCGCCGCGAGGGGTGGCGCGCCAAGTACGAGCTCCTCCACCTCGTGCGCACCCACAAGGGGGCCGATGACACCTCGTACCACTGCGTGTTCCaggtatatacatatgtatatattaagtGATATAGTTAGGGTTTATTTTAGACGTGTCtctataaaaatatcaaataataaatatatttgtaaaaattttaaataatcaaatctattcttttaaaaaagtcAACACGCTCATATTTATTCCTCTCATTTGTTCTCGTTCGTCTaccgtttattttttatcaattacTTTGTAAAATCAtgattttgtaattataaatttgttgctCTAAATAAAACTAACATGTGCAAATATACTAGATCTCGTAAAAAGTTTTAATGGTCATCTTCTTTCTCTATTAAAATCTATCTAATTTTCTACTGTTTATAGTTATACCTCTTCTTCACCTCTTCTCTTGCCACTTTTCTTCTTCATCCATTTCTTACATCTCCCGCACTtaccttcttttctctttcaccTATATATCTCGCATATGCTCTACACTAtccttcatttttctttttctctcttttgatgaAAGGGATACCTTTCAACATTTCACGACGAGAGAGATAAAATTAacatattagaatttttgaaacTACAAACACTACACTAGAATTAAGTTATAAGGacatatgtttgggacacttttgtataagtatcctatttataccaaaacttaaaaaaatatctactaatgcctaaatataaagcctaatccaacaaaaaagaaaaggttactttactcaacccaccccactcagctcattcggcccgattatagataaaaaataaaaataaaaaaaaaaatcgattaccatctcccttTCTCTCCTCACTTAATccattgaaattctagacgaaggcccctttcctc includes the following:
- the LOC109711374 gene encoding 3-ketoacyl-CoA synthase 5-like encodes the protein MIITLSSLFVEEGYVLALYILILLCFLIPSAPSCDIIMSMAKYLRLCYQYFFDNLVTVLLLPTFAVALFKVLCLTSDELGALYSLVDSVDAFYVVLYSFALIFLATIYFMSRSRPVYLVDFVCFKPPAELRFSTEKFMKHSSLMLDFDPSNVEFQRKILERSGLGEDTALPPAQHAVPYAPSMTASRDEAELVLFSLVDSLFKKTKIKPRDIDILVVNCSLFSPTPSLSAMIVNRYKMRSDVRSYNLSGMGCSAGLISIDLARDELQVHQSAYALVLTTEIISEHWYTGNDRSKLVANCLFRMGGAAVLLTNKRREGWRAKYELLHLVRTHKGADDTSYHCVFQEEDEVGKAGILLSKDLMAIAGGALKANITTIGPLVLPLSEQILFFLSVAGRKLINPKWRPYVPDFTKAFEYFCIHAGGRAVIEELARNLRLSEEQVEASRMTLHRFGNTSSSSPWYELGYVEAKGKMRRGDRVWQIGLGSGFKCNSAVWRCLRAVPKDDHSAWADCIGKYPVPVTPV